A genomic stretch from Telopea speciosissima isolate NSW1024214 ecotype Mountain lineage chromosome 7, Tspe_v1, whole genome shotgun sequence includes:
- the LOC122669064 gene encoding heat shock factor protein HSF30-like — MERIKVEEEEEEEEVVIVGGGDGGGSSPSSSSLSSPAFPPQPMEGLHDTGPPPFLTKTFEMVEDPSTDSIVSWSRAGNSFVVWDSHMFSSTLLPKYFKHSNFSSFIRQLNTYGFRKVDPDRWEFASEGFLGGQKHLLKTIKRRRHVNQNIQHQEGGLGSCVELGRYGLEAEKERLKRDRNLLMLEIVKLRQQQQSSRDKIVTIEERLQGTERKQQHMMAFLCRALKNPAFVQQLIQLNEQDGELRNGGIGRKRRLPPSRSTENLQDETASAIVAAEAISSPQFPSFIGRAQEEVPTVESDIETLFSAAIENGPNRAIKGVKVDVNPSYSDPDLGTGATDLAWEELLNEDLIAGGGGEEIELGNNPSEIDVEVEELVVQPANWGGNVEDLVEQMGYLVSNKTSNEVGLDGLQIAGSWS, encoded by the exons CGGTGGCGATGGCGGTGGTTCGTCGCCTTCATCGTCTTCGTTATCATCTCCGGCGTTTCCACCTCAACCAATGGAGGGTTTGCATGACACTGGACCTCCTCCTTTCCTAACCAAGACATTCGAAATGGTGGAAGATCCATCCACTGATTCCATCGTGTCCTGGAGCAGAGCTGGAAATAGCTTCGTCGTTTGGGATTCCCACATGTTCTCCAGTACTCTCCTCCCCAAATACTTCAAGCACAGCAATTTCTCCAGTTTTATTCGTCAGCTCAACACTTAT GGTTTCAGAAAGGTTGATCCTGATAGATGGGAATTCGCCAGCGAAGGGTTCCTTGGAGGACAGAAGCATTTGTTGAAGACCATCAAGAGAAGGAGACATGTCAATCAGAACATCCAACATCAAGAAGGAGGACTAGGATCTTGTGTTGAATTGGGCAGGTACGGTCTCGAAGCCGAAAAAGAGAGATTGAAGAGGGACCGTAACCTACTCATGCTGGAAATTGTGAAGCTAAGGCAGCAGCAACAGTCCTCCAGAGATAAAATCGTTACCATCGAAGAACGTCTGCAAGGTACAGAGAGGAAGCAGCAACATATGATGGCTTTCCTGTGTAGGGCTCTCAAGAACCCAGCTTTTGTGCAACAACTTATTCAGCTAAACGAGCAGGACGGAGAGCTTAGAAACGGCGGCATTGGTAGGAAACGAAGACTACCTCCAAGCCGGAGCACCGAAAACTTACAGGACGAGACTGCATCAGCGATTGTAGCAGCAGAAGCCATAAGTTCTCCCCAATTTCCGAGTTTCATCGGTCGAGCCCAGGAAGAAGTGCCCACCGTTGAATCAGATATCGAGACTTTGTTCTCTGCAGCCATTGAAAATGGGCCGAACAGAGCAATTAAGGGCGTGAAGGTTGATGTCAACCCCAGTTATAGCGATCCGGATTTGGGTACAGGTGCTACTGATTTAGCGTGGGAGGAATTGCTGAATGAGGATCTGattgcaggaggaggaggagaagaaatagAATTAGGGAATAATCCATCCGAAATTGATGTGGAAGTTGAGGAATTGGTTGTCCAACCGGCCAATTGGGGTGGAAATGTGGAAGACTTAGTGGAACAAATGGGATATCTGGTGTCAAATAAAACCTCAAACGAGGTTGGATTGGATGGATTGCAGATTGCAGGTTCCTGGTCTTGA